The DNA region GTGGGACATGGCGTCGGCGGCGCTGCACGGCCGCTCCTGGCCGCTGGAGGTGGTGGCGAATCTGGTGGACTACAACGCCACCCGGCCCGGCATCGTCCAGGCGTTCACCGTGCTGGTCGGCGACAGCGTGACCGAGGGGCACCCGGCGCAGGCGTACTTCAAGGACCGCTACGCCCATGTGCGCGAGGGCGGCGCGGAGGCGCTGCGCGCGGAGTACGGCGACCGGCTGCCCGGCGGCCTCACCCCCGAGCGCGCGGCGACGCTGCTGGCGGCGGTGATGGACGGGCTCCAGGTGCAGTGGCTGCTGGACCCGGACGCGGTGGACATGCCGGCGGCGTTCCGCGATTTCCTCGCGCTGCTCGCGCCGCTCGGGCCTCCGGCGGAGGGGGCGGCGGGGTCCGCGGCGTCCGCGGGGGCGCGCGCGGAGGCGGCGGGAACGCCGGACGCCGACGACGGCGGAGAAACCGCCCGCCGCGCCTGACCCCGGCGGCGGACCGTGAGGCGAACCACGGTCCGCCGACTGCTGGCCGCGAAGGCGCCCAGGCGCGGGGGCGTCCGGGACACGACCCGCCGCGCGCGGGCACCGGGGGGCTTCGGAGCGGGCTCGTCCCGGGCGTATCGGGAGCCGGAACACCGCAGTACGCTGGCGCAATGTCTTCCGGCAGCCCGCCCGACCCCACGGACCCGCTGACCGCCGAGGTGGTCGACCTCGTCGGCACGTTCGCGGCCCGCTACGACCGGGAGTACGACGCGGCCGCCGCGGCGCACCACCTGACCGGGGCCCAGGCGCGGCTGCTCACGCTGCTGGCCGCCGAGCCGCTGCCGATGCGGCAGATCGCGCAGCGGCTGAAGTGCGAGCCGTCCAACGTGACCGGGATCGTGGACCGGCTGGAGGCCCAGGGCCTGGCCGAGCGCCGCGCGGACCCGGCCGACCGCCGGGTGAAGCTCGCCGCGGCCACCCCCGTGGGCCGCGCGACCGCGGAACACCTGCGCGCCTCGCTCGACTTCGCCCGCGAACCCCTCGCCTGCCTCTCCGAAGCCGACCGCACCACCCTGCGCGACCTGCTCCGCAGAATGATCAGCCCGCACTGACCGCGGGCTCGCGCCGGCGACGGCGACCGCCCGCGGAGGCGGCTCCCCCGGCCCCCGCGTCGGCCGTCGAGCCCCGCCGCCGGAGCCGCCGCTCGTCCTCCCGGGACGCCGGGGTTGCGCCCGCTCGCCCGCCGGCTCGCGTCCCCGCGCCGTCGCGGCCGGCAGCCGCCGTGCCCCGTGGCGCCGCCGGACGACCGGGCGGCGCTGGCAGCATGGGGGGATGGACGAGAAGATCAGCACGGGTGAGATCCTCGCCGCGATCGACGGCGGCGGGCTCGGGGACTGGCGGAAGGTGGCGCTGGGGATCGCCGCGCGCTACCGCGTGGCGGACGCGCGGGCCGGGGCCGCGTTCACGGTCGCGGTGGCCGACCTGGCGGCGGCGGCCGGGCGCGCGCCGGAAGTCCGGCTGGGTGCCGCCTTCGTGGACGTCACGCTGTCCACGGCCGACCCGGCCGGCGGCGGGCGGTGGGTCACCGCGCGGGACCTGGAACTGGCCCGGGTGATCAGCGCGTCGGCCGCCGAGCGCGGGCTCACCGCCGCGCCCGGCGAGGTCACGCAGGTGGAGCTGGCCCTGGACACCGCCGACGACGCGCGGATCGCCCCCTTCTGGTCGGCGCTGCTCACCGGCGACCCGGGCAACGTCGTGGCCGACTCAATCCTCGACCCCACCGGTCGGGTGCCCGCCGTGTGGTTCCAGCGCACCGAGCCGCACACCGCGCCGCGCCAGCGCTGGCACCTCGACCTGTGGCTCGCGCCCGAGGTCGCGCAGGAGCGGATCGCCGCGGCGGTCGCGGCCGGCGGCACGGTCGTCAGCGACGCCGAGGCACCGTCGTTCACCGTCCTCGCCGACCCGGACGGCAACAAGGCGTGCGTCTGCACCGCGCTGGACCGCCGCTGACGCCACCGGCCCGCCGGCGCCCGGCCGCCCGTCCCCGTTCCCCTTCCCGTCCCCGTTCCCGTCCTCGTCTCTAGTCCGGGTCCCAGCCCCAGCCGC from Actinacidiphila sp. DG2A-62 includes:
- a CDS encoding TetR/AcrR family transcriptional regulator, with the translated sequence MARTRGERSSERRAEIIQAATEVIAERGYRGATLAAVAERVGLTQQGLMHYYPTKEALLVAVLEARDQWDMASAALHGRSWPLEVVANLVDYNATRPGIVQAFTVLVGDSVTEGHPAQAYFKDRYAHVREGGAEALRAEYGDRLPGGLTPERAATLLAAVMDGLQVQWLLDPDAVDMPAAFRDFLALLAPLGPPAEGAAGSAASAGARAEAAGTPDADDGGETARRA
- a CDS encoding VOC family protein, producing the protein MDEKISTGEILAAIDGGGLGDWRKVALGIAARYRVADARAGAAFTVAVADLAAAAGRAPEVRLGAAFVDVTLSTADPAGGGRWVTARDLELARVISASAAERGLTAAPGEVTQVELALDTADDARIAPFWSALLTGDPGNVVADSILDPTGRVPAVWFQRTEPHTAPRQRWHLDLWLAPEVAQERIAAAVAAGGTVVSDAEAPSFTVLADPDGNKACVCTALDRR
- a CDS encoding MarR family winged helix-turn-helix transcriptional regulator, translated to MSSGSPPDPTDPLTAEVVDLVGTFAARYDREYDAAAAAHHLTGAQARLLTLLAAEPLPMRQIAQRLKCEPSNVTGIVDRLEAQGLAERRADPADRRVKLAAATPVGRATAEHLRASLDFAREPLACLSEADRTTLRDLLRRMISPH